A single Oncorhynchus nerka isolate Pitt River linkage group LG10, Oner_Uvic_2.0, whole genome shotgun sequence DNA region contains:
- the LOC115134913 gene encoding homeobox protein vent1-like, whose protein sequence is MLTNTELLEANMVKVFSVDWLAQSNHNTNPKEGPVDTIPTYCRPHVPCMVQPQPPTFYNKVYLQPKPKTTRIELTDSTEEPQNLESRLSSPLHPITCSSPSLSETSGYTSGYDSEAVSSECPSVEEASEGERDGGQRRVRTRFTPEQIEKLEKIFNKHKYPDAGERVKTALKLNLSETQVRTWFQNRRMKLKRELQEYPVQSQMMFQPIRPFQYHGFREQQLSPAANHVIYQPMVQQIPMEQMVSYQHPYAYLY, encoded by the exons ATGCTGACCAACACAGAGCTCCTAGAGGCAAACATGGTCAAGGTCTTCTCTGTCGACTGGCTCGCACAGAGCAATCACAACACCAACCCGAAAGAAGGACCTGTGGACACTATACCAACCTACTGCAGACCCCATGTTCCTTGTATGGTACAGCCTCAACCGCCAACATTTTATAACAAGGTCTACCTCCAACCAAAACCAAAGACCACGAGGATTGAACTCACGGATTCCACTGAAGAACCTCAAAATCTAGAATCCAGGTTGAGCTCACCTCTGCATCCGATAACGTGTTCTTCCCCAAGTC TTTCAGAAACCAGCGGGTACACCTCGGGTTATGACAGTGAGGCGGTCTCCTCGGAATGTCCCTCTGTGGAGGAGgcgagcgagggggagagagacggtggCCAACGACGTGTGCGTACTAGGTTCACACCGGAGCAGATAGAAAAGCTGGAGAAGATTTTCAACAAACACAAATATCCAGATGCTGGAGAAAGAGTCAAAACGGCACTGAAGTTGAACCTCTCTGAAACTCAG GTGAGAACTTGGTTTCAGAACAGGAGGATGAAACTGAAAAGGGAGCTCCAAGAGTATCCAGTTCAGTCTCAGATGATGTTCCAGCCCATTCGACCATTTCAGTACCACGGCTTCCGTGAACAGCAACTCTCCCCCGCTGCAAACCACGTGATATACCAGCCCATGGTGCAACAGATCCCCATGGAACAGATGGTTTCTTATCAACACCCTTACGCATATTTATACTAA